In one window of Episyrphus balteatus chromosome 3, idEpiBalt1.1, whole genome shotgun sequence DNA:
- the LOC129913603 gene encoding uncharacterized protein LOC129913603, translating to MRAFAIASVCLMSVLSVSLAQFSNGRVLDPPNPQLCAQRIIHEKTPDGKGYFFSWRDPSLKGVEEDWLTARNYCRRRCMDSVSLETSLENEWIKARLVNENVKYIWTSGRICDFKGCERPDLQPTSINGWFWTATLQKLAPTNERQQGDWSPTGGIGLPQPDNRELKQGGAPENCLGLLNQFYNDGVNWHDVACHHKKPFVCEENDALLKYVRYTNPNLRV from the exons atgagAGCTTTCGCTATTGCAAGTGTTTGTCTAATGAGTGTTTTAAGTGTTAGTTTAGCACAATTTTCCAATGGACGTGTTCTCGATCCACCAAATCCACAACTATGCGCACAGAGGATAATCCACGAAAAGACACCCGACGGAAAAGG ATACTTTTTCTCGTGGAGAGATCCCAGCCTAAAGGGCGTTGAAGAAGATTGGTTGACCGCTAGAAACTACTGTCGTAGACGGTGCATGGACTCAGTTTCATTGGAAACAAGCTTAGAAAACGAATGGATTAAAGCGCGTTTGGTAAACGAAAAT gtcAAATACATCTGGACAAGTGGTCGAATTTGTGATTTCAAGGGATGTGAACGTCCAGATCTTCAACCAACCTCAATTAACGGGTGGTTCTGGACAGCTACTCTACAAAAACTTGCCCCTACTAACGAACGCCAGCAAGGTGATTGGTCACCAACTGGTGGAATTGGTCTGCCACAACCCGATAACCGGGAATTGAAACAGGGTGGTGCCCCCGAAAACTGTTTGGGTCTGTTGAATCAATTTTACAATGATGGTGTTAACTGGCACGATGTTGCATGCCAtcacaaaaaaccatttgttTGCGAGGAGAACGATGCTCTCTTAAAATATGTTCGTTATACAAATCCAAATTTACGAGTCTAA
- the LOC129913604 gene encoding beta-catenin-like protein 1 gives MDIGELLSFKPEQTPKRSHDDDNDFSELSTNRKDEKSKRMRRIAQAKEAADFVKPEPIPLNAELQLTEEEKMNIVKFVENEEVDGDVLDEIGLKKLILLFEKKNLKNQEMRIKFPDNPEKFMESELDLHTLVQDLKAVATVPDLYPVLVELHGVPSILELLAHPNTDIAVAVVDLLQELTDVDILGESDEGAEVLLEALRKQQVCALLVQNLERLNETVKEESDGVHNTLSIIENLTEMNASFTREAAEQGLMAWILKRLKQKTPFDQNKLYCSEILSILIQTDNGNRLQLGDCEGIDVLLQQLAIYKRHDPASTEEQEFMENLFNCLCSALMAKENRERFLKGEGLQLMNLMLREKKMSRNGSLKVLDHAMSGPDGKENCNKFVDILGLRTIFPLFMKTPKRNKKRLLSADEHEEHVVSVIASMLRNCKGAQRQRMLSKFTENDHEKVDRLLEMHLKYLEKVEAIDRDIDQQPKNPDFDEEEEAENNYIKRLTGGLFTLQLIDYIILEVSTTSDTVKQRVCQILNLRGASMKTIRNIMREYAGNLGDDGDQDNEWKDQEQTHILSLVDRF, from the exons ATGGATATAGGTGAATTGTTATCATTCAag CCAGAACAAACCCCTAAACGTTCACACGACGACGACAATGATTTCTCTGAATTATCCACTAACAGAAAAGATGAAAAATCCAAAAGAATGCGTCGCATTGCCCAAGCCAAAGAAGCCGCTGACTTTGTCAAACCTGAACCCATCCCTCTAAATGCTGAACTCCAACTAACTGAAGAAGAAAAGATGAATATAGTCAAATTTGTGGAGAATGAAGAGGTTGATGGCGATGTCTTGGACGAAATCGGTTTAAAGAAACTTATTCTtctatttgagaaaaaaaatctcaaaaaccaagAAATGCGTATTAAATTTCCAGATAATCCTGAAAAGTTCATGGAAAGCGAATTAGATCTTCACACTCTTGTGCAAGATTTGAAAGCTGTTGCAACTGTTCCCGATTTATATCCGGTTCTTGTCGAGCTGCACGGAGTTCCAAGTATTTTAGAACTTTTAGCTCATCCAAACACAGATATAGCAGTAGCTGTGGTGGATCTGTTACAAGAACTAACAGATGTTGATATTTTGGGGGAAAGTGATGAGGGTGCTGAAGTTCTTTTGGAAGCGCTTCGAAAGCAACAAGTATGCGCTTTGCTAGTTCAAAATCTAGAAAGACTAAATGAGACAGTAAAAGAAGAGTCCGATGGCGTCCATAATACTCTATCTATTATTGAGAATCTCACCGAAATGAACGCCAGCTTCACTAGAGAAGCAGCCGAACAGGGTCTTATGGCGTGGATTCTCAAGCGCCTAAAGCAAAAGACTCCCTTCGACCAGAACAAATTGTACTGCAGTGAAATATTATCCATACTAATTCAAACAGACAATGGCAATCGCCTGCAATTGGGTGATTGTGAAGGTATTGATGTTCTCCTGCAACAATTGGCTATATACAAACGTCATGATCCAGCTTCAACAGAAGAACAAGAGTTCATGGAGAACCTCTTTAATTGCTTGTGTTCGGCATTGATGGCGAAGGAGAACCGCGAGAGATTTCTAAAGGGTGAAGGTCTACAATTGATGAATTTGATGTTGCGTGAAAAGAAAATGTCTCGCAATGGGTCTTTGAAGGTTCTTGATCATGCAATGTCGGGGCCAGATGGAAAAGAAAATTGCAACAAATTCGTAGACATTCTTGGGCTAAGAACGATATTCCCgctttttatgaaaacacctaaaagaaataaaaaacgattGTTGAGTGCAGATGAACATGAGGAGCATGTTGTATCGGTAATTGCGAGTATGCTAAGGAACTGCAAGGGTGCCCAAAGGCAACGAATGCTGTCAAAGTTTACAGAAAATGATCATGAAAAAGTTGATAGGTTACTGGAAATGCATTTGAAGTATTTAGAGAAGGTAGAGGCGATTGATAGAGATATTGATCAACAACCTAAG AATCCTGATTTTGATGAAGAGGAAGAAGCAGAAAATAACTACATTAAGCGATTGACTGGTGGGTTGTTCACGCTCCAACTAATTGACTATATTATTCTTGAAGTGAGCACAACGTCTGATACAGTTAAACAGAgagtttgccaaattttaaatttgcgaGGAGCATCAATGAAGACAATCAGGAATATAATGAGAG AATATGCCGGAAACCTTGGTGACGACGGGGACCAAGACAATGAATGGAAAGATCAAGAGCAAACTCATATTCTGTCATTGGTAGACAGATTCTAA
- the LOC129913605 gene encoding succinate--CoA ligase [ADP-forming] subunit beta, mitochondrial, whose protein sequence is MVSILSRTGVIAEVLCPRVGQKILGLAATGQQQKRNLNVQEHVSYTLLNGAGIPTPKFGVAKSATEAETIAKGLNTNNLVLKAQVLAGGRGKGSFKNGLKGGVRVVNTPEEAKDISGKMINQLLVTKQTGAAGRICNTVMVAERKFPRREFYFAVMMERAFNGPVIIASSQGGVNIEEVAAENPDAIVYEPVDPIIGLKPKQAKAIAHKVGLGAQETEICEMLMNMYDLFLKKDALLIEINPYAEDALENYFALDAKFRFDDNAEFRQKELFALRDWTQEDAREVEAAKFDLNYITLDGTIGCMVNGAGLAMATMDIIKLHGGDPANFLDVGGGATATAVKEAFKIITSDPKVHAILVNIFGGIMRCDVIAEGIIAAAKDLNLKMPIVCRLQGTNVDEARELIRKSGLRIIPRHDLDEAANLIVHLAEIVQLAREVKMDVSFEIPDSAKEKENQPCECECESD, encoded by the exons ATGGTTTCTATTTTATCGCGTACGGGAGTAATTGCCGAAGTTTTATGTCCACGGGTTGGACAAAAA attttgggCCTTGCTGCAACCggccaacaacaaaaaaggaaCTTGAACGTTCAGGAGCATGTGTCTTACACCCTCCTCAATGGAGCTGGTATACCCACACCGAA ATTCGGTGTTGCAAAGTCTGCAACAGAAGCTGAAACAATTGCCAAAGGTTTGAACACCAACAATCTTGTACTGAAAGCACAAGTTCTTGCTGGTGGTCGTGGTAAGGGTTCCTTTAAAAATGGACTCAAAGGTGGTGTACGCGTTGTTAACAC TCCCGAAGAAGCCAAAGACATAAGTGGTAAAATGATTAATCAACTATTGGTAACAAAACAAACTGGTGCAGCTGGCAGGATATGTAACACTGTTATGGTTGCCGAGAGGAAATTCCCTCGAAGGGAATTCTATTTCGCTGTTATGATGGAAAGAGCCTTTAAT ggaCCAGTTATTATTGCCTCCTCACAGGGTGGTGTTAATATCGAAGAAGTTGCAGCTGAGAATCCTGATGCTATTGTTTACGAGCCAGTTGATCCAATTATTGGATTAAAACCAAAACAAGCCAAAGCAATTGCTCACAAAGTCGGTCTTGGTGCTCAAGAGACAGAAATTTGCGAAATGTTGATGAATATGTAtgatctttttttgaaaaaagatgctCTTCTTATTGAAATTAATCCTTATGCTGAGGATGCTTTGGAAAACt ATTTTGCCCTCGATGCTAAATTTCGTTTCGACGACAATGCCGAATTCAGGCAGAAGGAACTATTTGCCCTACGTGATTGGACTCAAGAAGATGCCAGAGAAGTTGAAGCTGCCAAATTCGACTTGAACTATATTACTTTAGATGGAACCATTGGATGCATGGTCAACGGTGCTGGTTTGGCCATGGCCACCATGGATATTATTAAATTGCACGGTGGAGATCCAGCTAACTTTTTGGATGTTGGTGGTGGCGCCACTGCTACTGCTGTCAAG gaaGCATTCAAAATTATTACATCAGATCCCAAAGTACACGCTATCTTAGTCAACATCTTTGGAGGAATTATGCGTTGCGATGTCATTGCTGAAGGTATCATTGCCGCTGCCAAGGATCTTAACCTTAAGATGCCAATCGTTTGCCGTTTACAA GGAACTAACGTCGATGAAGCCCGTGAGCTGATCCGCAAATCAGGCCTTAGGATCATTCCACGTCATGACTTGGACGAAGCTGCCAATTTGATTGTTCATTTGGCCGAAATTGTCCAACTGGCTCGTGAAGTTAAGATGGATGTTAGCTTTGAAATTCCAGACAGTGCAAA agaaaaagaaaatcaaccATGTGAATGTGAATGTGAATCGGATTaa